The genomic DNA GCTCTCTCTCCACTCTGATATCAGATACAGAAACTAAGAGAGTGAAGCCAGCAAGTGCACAAAGCTATAAGGTGTGTATATGAttaagagagatagagagaagagagaaagagagaggagaaacTAAGACATGGCATTAGAAGCTGTAGTGTACCCACAAGAGCCATTCGGCTATGGCAGCTTCAAGGAGCTGTACAGCTTGGGGGGTCTAGCTTCTGGTTGGGGCTATGGCGATGGCTTTGatttggaagaagaagacaagcCTCTTGTTGGGATTTCGGGTAAGAATATGGACCATGTCCTAAACCCGAATCCGGACACCTCATCTTCTTCAGCCTTGCAAAATATGACGGAGCATTCACATTTGGACCTCAATCCTTCCCCTGAGCAGGCCTGGACGGCTCCCATGGAAGCGCCGGAGACTAGCTCGGGCCGCCGGAAGCGCCGGCGTACCAGAAGCTGCAAGAACAAGGAGGAGCTGGAAAACCAGCGGATGACCCACATTGCAGTCGAGCGCAACCGCCGCAAGCAGATGAACGAGTACCTCTCCGTTATCCGCTCTCTCATGCCTCCTTCCTATGTTCAAAGGGTGGGGTAcaaaaattctatctctattgttaattatttttcattgaagACCTTATCTTACatattcttatatataattgatatcataattttttatcagGGCGACCAAGCTTCGATTATTGGGGGCGCCATAAATTACGTGAAAGAGCTCGAACAGATGCTTCAAACACTGGAATCTGAGAAGAGGACTAGCAGTACTGCTAGTGCTAGAACTCAACAGCCCAACAATGGCTTCCCGCCGCTGTTCGCCGACTTCTTCACCTTCCCCCAGTACTCAACATGCCCCAACAGTTCGTCGGTGAATACGGATGAGGCGGGGGAGAACCGGCCGGCGGCCATGGCGAACATAGAGGTGACGGTGGTTGAGAGCCATGCGAACCTGAAGATTCTATCGAAGAGGCGGCCGAGGCAGCTGCTGAAGATGGTGGCCGGGCTTCAGTGCCTCCGGCTCACTGTTCTTCATCTCAACGTCACCACAGTCGATCAAATGGTTCTATACTCTCTCAACGTTAAGGTTGGTGAAGATTATAGTTAACGGCAGTTAGTTCTTCGTTAAATAACTCATTTTTCTtatgtattttcttttcatatttggTGCAGATTGAAGATGGGTGCCAAAAGAGTACAGTAGATGAGATCGCTGACGCCGTTAACCACTTGCTAGGAAGAATCGAAGAAGAAGCTGCTTTGAGCTGAAATGAAACCCTAAAGACAGTTTTGCTCTGATGGGTTAATTAAttatcctctcttttttttttttttgctcttcttttctttcggGATGTTAGAATGACTTTCAGTGgttttgttctcttttctttatctttttgtgATCTTCTGGAATATTCTGTACaacattttaactttttaattccACTTCCATGTTCATCACAGGACAGCCCTAATGAACTATATAATCCTAgcgttaattaattaatcttcttaatttgatttttcccAATACATTCCATTTAATTTGTTGAagaccaattaattaataataatctcaAGTTAATTCACCTGGCAATTATTGATGCTTTGTGTGGAAATACATGTGTCAATGTCATC from Diospyros lotus cultivar Yz01 chromosome 4, ASM1463336v1, whole genome shotgun sequence includes the following:
- the LOC127798893 gene encoding transcription factor bHLH94-like → MALEAVVYPQEPFGYGSFKELYSLGGLASGWGYGDGFDLEEEDKPLVGISGKNMDHVLNPNPDTSSSSALQNMTEHSHLDLNPSPEQAWTAPMEAPETSSGRRKRRRTRSCKNKEELENQRMTHIAVERNRRKQMNEYLSVIRSLMPPSYVQRGDQASIIGGAINYVKELEQMLQTLESEKRTSSTASARTQQPNNGFPPLFADFFTFPQYSTCPNSSSVNTDEAGENRPAAMANIEVTVVESHANLKILSKRRPRQLLKMVAGLQCLRLTVLHLNVTTVDQMVLYSLNVKIEDGCQKSTVDEIADAVNHLLGRIEEEAALS